Within the Zea mays cultivar B73 chromosome 10, Zm-B73-REFERENCE-NAM-5.0, whole genome shotgun sequence genome, the region cgacgtccgactattttatccgagtccgtactctcaaacggaatactcagtatgtcgccctctaattaattcttactcgactcagcctAGTATCTTTGTGTCTAAAACGAATTCAAAACCCACtccgacagcgattttaaaatgtcacgattcaccttttccgactaaaaatccaaagccgatcaaaatttgagagaaacatttatttctaaaatagtgcgcgagAAAATTTCAAAAGCGGAATCTCCAATGGGTTGTCCTCAAATAAATTCTTATCCGATTCGTCTTAATATCTCGGTATCCAATCCGATTTTAAAAATCAACATCGGCGACGATTTTTAAATGTCGCGGTTTGTCTCTTTCAACCAAAAAAATCCAAAAACCAGCCgtatctcaggacgatttattttcaaatcacgtgtagggaattatttccgagcaaagttcaaatcagactctcggccgaattaatcgctcaatcgtccgttcgtccgaactctagttCGCTCTGTTTTGTGTACAGACGAAATCTGGAGGAacatttttattccggaaaataaattagcgcagcCCGTTTGAGtgctttgggccaagcccattctagcccatttggcccaattgaaaccctaaccctacggTTTCTCTATAAATACGGATCCCTCTCCCTTGCACTTGGCCATTTTTTCACTCCCACCCCTGCATTTTTCCTAGCCGCCACTTCCTTTCCCTGCCTTCTTCTCCCACACGCAGCAGCCAGCGCGCAGGAGCTCCTCCCCGTCGGCCAGCCATGGCGCCCAGAAAATTCCAGTcggctcccccttcttcttcctcCAGCCAGCAGGTCGTTCCCTCGGCTGTCTAGGGCGCGGACGAGCTTCTCTCGCCCCTGCTCTTCTTTGGCCGGACCGGccccccagctcgggcaggcgagCCCACCATCACCCATGGACGAGCTCCCTCCCTGCTCCCATATTGGCTCGCCTCCTCCCACCCTTTCTTGTACCTCTAGCGCCATGGCCAAGCTTCCTTTTTCCCTGCTATTCCCCTTCGCGCAGAGGCTTCTCCTTGGGCGCGGGTACCTCTGCTCCAACCATGGCGCCTCCCTCTGCTGTCCACGGCGAGCAGCCCAGCAGCCGAGCGCCCCACGGTTGAAGTCCCATTGGCCGACCTCCACTTTCCTGCTCCATGGCCGCCCAGCAACAGTGCCCTTCTTCCCCGCACAGCGCCTCTGCTCTCCCTCTCCCAAGCTCCAGCACTCACAGAACAGCAGATCACCGGCGCCCTTGTTTCCCTGCTCGGACAGCAGCCATGCCGCCATGATTCCCTGCGCAGCAAGCCACGCGTCATCGATTTCTTGCAGCAGCCCCGGCGTCTCCGCGCTCTGCGGGCTCGCTGTTTTATAAGCGCAGTGAACAGCACGCCGTCGACCTCGCGCAGCAACCGCGACCCCAGTTCACGCAGCCACATGGGTTCCCTCCGCATCGCGCCCTTGTCGTGCTCGACAAAATGGCGCAGCGAGCAGCAGCCATGAGATCCCGTCCGTATCGCTTGCATTGACCCGATTTGCGCAGCGCCTGCGCGCCGTCGTCAAAACCCGTGGTGAGAAAACCCTCGCTGCCATTGCTgctattatatttttattttttttgtgcTCGGTAAAACTGTTGAACGGTAGTGTGTGTCTAATCGCAGCTAGCCGTCAATGCCATTCGTCGCGCACGCGTGTTCGATACAAGACCGATCGGGTGCACCACGTGCTTGCACAACTCAAATCCGATCCCGTTCAGGTTTATTGATTTATAGTTTACATTATGTATGATTTGGTTGATGTCAGGCAGTGCATGTATATGTGTGGATACGTGTAAAGCATTCGAttatgcgcattggtaggatcgcgtttgcgATTAGAGAACAAGAGGATatttgatgtgtgcgatttgtagttagtctaattaggttttggtcgatgatgtgcatgTGTGATTATGTGTGCGAAAATACATTGGTATGAATGGAAGCGTGTAGAGAGGAAtatgaagtagaaaagaactccgGTGTTTTTATATTTTGATAGGAAAATATATGATGTCTCGTCTGATGCGAAGACTAAGTTTAAATAAATAAATGTGGATCATGTTTTAGGGAATGCATCGGTAGATGTTTATGTGAAGAGGGTATTGGTTTTATGCATGGGATCGGTGATTGTGATAGTCGATGCGAATGAGGAGTATGAGCAATCCGGTTGGAGTCACTTGCACGGTTGATGCCTTGTGCGTATTTTGGGGACCTGTAGGTGCGTGGGTGAGCCGAGGTTATTTTGTTGTTGGATTGGATAGATATGTGGCTGCGATAGTTCCTTGGTGTGTCGTAGGGATTGGTCGCGAATGTGTTAATGAATTGCTAACATGCTTCATCGTAGATTAATGTGTTAGTGCGGCAAAAATTTGGTAAATCCTAAAGCATGCTTGGTGTCTTCTGCACTCGGCTAGCGAGTCAGTCTAGGATAATTATATTTACGTATTCATCGTTGGTGTAGGTTAAATTAGGTGAAAAACGTAAATTACGTGACATATATTTAGTGTTTGGAAGATGAGATAGATTAATTTAGAAAGATGTGTTATCAAACATGTGTGCCGAAGTGCGTTGTAGTAGTGATGGCGTTTACTTGAACAAAGAGTCTTAAGTGCATGTCGTGCTATGGTTATATTTGAGATAGTAAATTATAAAAGTTGTGCAATATGAGGTTCGATCGATGTAGTTAATATTGATTGAActgtagagaggtggtgacatgccgaagtagtcatcgcttcctctgcGGTTAAGTCGATGTCATGTGTGATCATGCTATTTACGTGGTGAATGTGTTTGTTGAATTTAtgtggtaattttagtgcactaaatggcacggataaaaattagtaagtctacttgttagttcccacttggttattttaactctaacaattgtcaaagtgttagaataattcaagtatctagaacgcgacacttcttgaattatataggagctgaaaatttattgattgctgttttggactgcacacaCTGTTTTaattgtgctgtatgtttgatgaactaaattgtgttttctgtagatatgtgctatagaaaagtggtagataactttattatcttacttgtgttaaaacctGACAGGCATAAGTCCGATCGTTTAGGagatatgctttttacaaattcagtaactgaatctgtccaaattctgtacagatttcagaaactgcattgtttgctcaatttaattttgcaatctgtccatggtcgttataagaaagttgtagatgcttttcttatcttgcttgtgttaaaatttcaaaaCCACATGCCTaatggtttaagagttatgaattttacaaactgcttgctgtgttctgtctaccgtcagaacagattttgaaaactgtatcgtttgatttagttaaacattgaatcacttcttagtgattataaaagttatgtggtgcttttgctgagctttccaaaaagtcttagatcactctttttggtggtctgaagcttaagttatgaatgtttcaaatacgaagactgaatctgtccagttctggacagcacaaccttcatagtgtattttaaccttgatacatgttaaaccagccagtgatgtttataaataatttgtagaacatttaattagctttccagaaagtctaggatcaatttgtttgatgtctgaattttcagttgtgaatttttgaagttgcaagtctgaatctgtccaaatctggacagagctgctgtgattgcactttttgaccttgctatgTATTGAATCAGGGTTgaggtgaaaataccaaagttacagttcactttttaagctttccagaaagtcctagtttgctatttttggattaatatttgaaaagttatgattaaaacaagtaactgctgtattgctgtcctaaAATTCTGCAAGTGCTTAGTTGATTTttgagttcacccttttggctaaaaatgattGGTTAGCACTAAATTTATATATAGAATTGTCATGGCTAAGCTTGAGATAACATATGTGTCATGTTTTATACGTTTCTTTTTCTAGTTAATTGTGAGGTagtattgtgttgcgtaaatatccaaaatgtttgtcgtctttttagcggtgttaatgttgtgcgctcgacgatatgtagttagctaacgctagtgtgtgtggttgctcgtgatgtctcgctacttagtgtttaattcgctagcgtgtacttaaagtatgctatttcattatattcatacatatgcatcttgcatctcatttaggaccgagagatgatgatcgagcaactgatgtggtgccaaccacaagatgcagttggtggacgacccaaggaaggatggacttaaccagtggatgctcgccgagcgagtacctccccccggcaaacactacctaagtgttaaattaaaggcaagccccgattttatgcataaccgtttatatatgttattttactacacttaatgtttgtaggcttgtactgtgcacttaagtgtaggagttgcctgaaaccctagttgcatgaactcaggattcctttgagatggatactagtatgctaggtcgagtagctgctttaataattagggatctcggtagaagtcgagtgatttttctagcactcgcgcgaggtcaggaaattgttgtatccactttgataacagaatggtgatggtctgtggacacgggtccatggggacgcgtggtctacgagatgaaattggaataaggattaacgtgcggatacctgtgtcaagcgtttgaacgtactaaacatatgccgagaaatatggtaaatcggtaagcctagtacctaagtgaacctgcccgcagattgccctcctcacgcgacctgagacgtggtctcccattccggttatggtgggtacaagtgcggtcactgcacgacggcagtcggggtcagtgaggcattgtacgccaaggcggtgagcccctttctgttgtcagggaatcgatggggacggttgatgtgtgtgggaacggagtgcccctacatgtcgtgtgtttaggtttaccttgcaaggataaaaactcgattcgaatcgtctgcttctcgtagctaatgagactgcttgatccattgtaccgcattgagtaaaaagtggaaatgagatactggcaaaggatattgattgataaaatgtttgataccatgtatgaatagctaggtactcatctagtttaaaaaggatcatactaaaatttgaaaagctaaaacttgattttagactaagctagtgcttttggcaaaccaaacccctcagccaaacagctgcatgtctagaggtagaggagtagactcctcacaccgggtaagtctagctgagtattagtatactcagccttgcttgtggcacactttttgcaggtactccttaggatgagtggttgctggtgtgacttggcctttatccctgccaccgggatagacggtcgagtgggttattgcttccgcaggagaggaccaggaggagtagcgtggccaggcttcgccatgttactcggttttctccgttagttatttccgctgcattaaaatttatggttattatttctgaaactccgataatgtaatcactaatgatatttcttaaatttgtggtattatgttttattgtatttc harbors:
- the LOC109943076 gene encoding uncharacterized protein codes for the protein MQAIRTGSHGCCSLRHFVEHDKGAMRREPMWLRELGSRLLREVDGVLFTALIKQRARRARRRRGCCKKSMTRGLLRRESWRHGCCPSRETRAPVICCSVSAGAWERESRGAVRGRRALLLGGHGAGKWRSANGTSTVGRSAAGLLAVDSRGRRHGWSRGTRAQGEASARRGIAGKKEAWPWR